One window of the Branchiostoma lanceolatum isolate klBraLanc5 chromosome 3, klBraLanc5.hap2, whole genome shotgun sequence genome contains the following:
- the LOC136430690 gene encoding uncharacterized protein: protein MWRIAVSLLLAWCFQQGLPQQLECRQVDHCSCLMSDGSGKIELHSLARPDNPYKIDHNNYTYLYSPCQAMRNATGECKDAASVCQQFDEGGIGYNYGTADSASFYYDPNTKQVKISYRYFESNMTRNSNVDLVCDPGQRERPLFGYQGSDPFLMNFKLTSVCACPGGCLAPPVSCAMKDSCTCEMSDGSGEINLHPLDNPWAPLRSSHLGPELGRNFTYYYNPCSGITFTNTPCTNVSSCQVDAEATPQIFYPLGHVAPASQVVWDEAGNMVLKYTGGDDGRHFDVTLICDAEQHVPEFTAQGEATEHYYKMTLKSRCACPGLCKDDPIARKARYLKWKAFHPD, encoded by the exons ATGTGGCGGATAGCTGTTTCTCTGCTCCTGGCCTGGTGCTTCCAGCAGGGCCTGCCCCAGCAGCTGGAGTGTAGACAG GTGGACCACTGCTCCTGTCTCATGAGTGACGGTTCAGGGAAGATCGAACTCCACTCCCTGGCTCGTCCCGACAACCCGTACAAGATCGACCACAATAACTACACCTACCTGTACAGCCCGTGTCAAG CCATGCGCAACGCCACCGGGGAGTGCAAGGACGCGGCGTCGGTGTGTCAGCAGTTCGACGAGGGCGGTATTGGGTACAACTACGGAACAGCCGACTCTGCAAGTTTCTATTACGATCCGAATACCAAACAAGTTAAGATCAGCTACCGCTACTTCGAGAGCAACATGACGAG GAACTCCAACGTGGATCTGGTTTGTGACCCTGGTCAGAGAGAGAGACCGTTGTTCGGATACCAGGGTTCCGACCCATTCTTGATG AACTTCAAGCTGACAAGCGTGTGCGCATGCCCAGGCGGATGTCTGGCCCCTCCCGTCAGCTGCGCCATGAAAGACTCCTGCACCTGTGAGATGAGTGACGGGTCAGGTGAGATCAACCTGCACCCCCTGGACAACCCCTGGGCGCCTCTCAGGTCCAGTCATCTAGGCCCGGAGCTCGGCCGTAACTTCACCTACTACTACAACCCCTGCTCTGGAATCACCTTCA CCAACACGCCTTGCACTAATGTATCCAGCTGCCAAGTAGACGCGGAGGCTACCCCTCAGATCTTCTACCCCCTGGGTCACGTGGCCCCGGCCTCTCAGGTTGTTTGGGACGAGGCAGGGAACATGGTCCTCAAGTACACAG GTGGTGATGacggccgccattttgatgttACTTTGATCTGCGACGCAGAACAGCATGTCCCAGAATTCACCGCGCAGGGGGAAGCGACGGAGCACTACTACAAGATGACCCTCAAGTCACGATGCGCCTGCCCGGGACTGTGCAAAGATGACCCAATAGCACGCAAAGCTCGTTATCTGAAATGGAAGGCCTTTCACCCTGACTGA
- the LOC136430689 gene encoding uncharacterized protein has translation MWRLTLSVLLAWSIRTALSQLECEQVDSCSCEMTDGSGRIELQSLAHANNLYRIDHSIFTFLYSPCEAMHNATGECNDGTSVCQLFRAGGQGYNYGRADTARFSVDPDTKQVRISYSHMANNITRISNVNLVCDPGQREKALFEFEWAEPLLLNFKLTSVCACPGGCLAPPVSCAMKDSCTCEMSDGSGEINLHPLDNPWAPLRSSHFQPDLGRNFTYYYNPCSGFSFANTVCTNVSTCQVDTAAQLFYVLGDVAPQPIADVDQEDGSVILHYEYTERDTGRHFHLHLMCDPEQHVPEFTELGEPAENYYVMTLKSKCACPGLCKDDPIARKARYLKWKAFHPD, from the exons ATGTGGCGGCTCACGCTCTCCGTACTTTTGGCCTGGAGCATCAGGACGGCTCTGTCCCAGCTAGAGTGTGAACAG GTGGACAGCTGCTCCTGCGAAATGACTGACGGTTCTGGGAGAATCGAACTGCAGTCTCTGGCTCATGCCAACAACTTGTACAGGATCGACCATTCCATTTTCACCTTCCTGTACTCTCCGTGTGAAG CTATGCACAACGCTACCGGCGAGTGTAACGACGGTACGTCGGTCTGCCAGCTGTTCAGGGCGGGCGGGCAGGGGTACAACTACGGCAGAGCTGACACGGCAAGGTTTTCCGTTGACCCAGACACAAAACAAGTCAGAATCAGCTACAGCCACATGGCGAACAACATAACAAG GATCTCGAACGTGAATCTCGTCTGTGACCCTGGTCAGAGGGAGAAGGCCTTATTCGAGTTTGAGTGGGCCGAGCCCCTCCTGCTT AACTTCAAGCTGACAAGCGTGTGCGCATGCCCAGGCGGATGTCTGGCCCCTCCCGTCAGCTGCGCCATGAAAGACTCCTGCACCTGTGAGATGAGTGACGGGTCAGGTGAGATCAACCTGCACCCCCTGGACAACCCCTGGGCGCCTCTCAGGTCTAGCCACTTTCAACCAGACCTGGGCCGCAACTTCACCTACTACTACAACCCCTGCTCTGGATTCTCCTTCG CCAACACGGTATGCACCAACGTCTCCACCTGCCAGGTAGACACGGCGGCTCAGCTCTTCTACGTCCTTGGTGACGTGGCTCCGCAGCCTATCGCTGATGTAGATCAAGAGGACGGAAGCGTCATCTTGCACTACGAATACACAG AAAGAGACACTGGTCGCCATTTTCACCTCCATTTGATGTGTGACCCTGAGCAGCATGTCCCAGAATTCACAGAGTTGGGCGAACCGGCCGAAAACTACTACGTCATGACCCTGAAGTCCAAATGCGCATGCCCGGGACTGTGCAAAGATGACCCGATAGCTCGC